TTCCCGTCGCAGGTAAAAACAGCATCCAGCGCGTCTCCGTCTTTAACATCCTCCGAAAACAGCGTAAAAGCCGGAACACCGGGAACCGCAGCCGGTCTGTCAGTGTGAGCAGGCTGGCAGGATACGAACACCGCCGCTGCAAAAACCATGAAAGCTGTATTTTTCACAATATATCCCTCCATTGGCGGATAACGCGAAATGACGGTTTTTCGGACCCTTAGCGGCTGTTCAACCGATTCCCGGCTATTCGTCTTAATCGTTAGTGATATTTTAGCAATTCAAAACCTTAAAGAAACCGTCGGGCGGCGTTTGCCGCCGCGCAAATTGACTTATGGGGTGAGATGTTGTTAAACTTCATTTAATACGCGCGTTCATATAATATCGCGTACCAAAGGGGGTTGCCGCTTATAAAGCTTTCCATGAAAAATGAAAAAGAAGTTTTTGCGCTTAACTCGACTGTCATAGTATTTCTCTTTTTATACGCTCTAGGCAGCGGAGTTTTTTTCCCAAAAAAAGCTATGGGGCAAACCACGCCCGGCAATTCGGAGATAATCGCGCTTGCGGGCGGCGGCACGGTGCTCCAGCAGGACATTCTGGACTGGCAGGCGGCGCAGGCCTGCTACGGGGAAGACGCGTTAACTTCGCGCAGGGCGGGTTTCATGCGGATGTTCGAAGCCACTATACTGGAGGAAGTGCTGCGGCAACAGGCGGCGCGGCCCCTGACTCCCGAAGACTATAAAAAAGAAGTCGAGAGAATAGACTCCGAAACCCGCGCTCCGGATATTCTTGCCTGCATAAAAAAGCACTTCGGCGATGATACCGGCCGTTACAAGAGGATATTTATCAGGCCCATTCTTGTGCAGCAGTTTATACACGAGTTCGTGAAGTCCAACCCCAAGGTTCAGGAGAAGGCGTATGGTCTGCGCGCTAAAATCTCAACGGACGTGGTAAAAGGAGTTCCGTTTAAAGACATAGCTTCGGCGCCGGATGTCGCCTATTCCTCCGCGACATATTCGCTGGAAGCGGATACCCAGACCGCGGCGGGAGCCGCGCCCTGGGAGAGGTGGTCGCCTTTTGAAGCCGCGTTCATAGAAGAAAATCTGAAGGAGCTTGCTCCGGGACAGGCAAAACAAAATCCGATCGAAGACGAGACTGATATAAAATTCGTCAGGCTGATAAGCGTTGACGGCAAAAAATATTACTTTGAATCTTTGACGGTTCCCAAGCTTACCACGGAGGGATATCTGAAGGCGATACCAAAGCTGCCGTGCAGGATAAACGACAAGGAACTGCATGATTGGGCAGCCCCCATAAGGAACCCGATACTGGTTGCGACGGAAATCGCGCCGTAAATCAGTAAGAATTCCCGAAAATCGGCCGTTTGACGGCGATCAGCCCTTACGGCGCGGACACAGGCTTGCATGGATATTTTTATCCGGTTATCGTCTTTATCTTTCTTACATCACGACTGCGGCCGCTTCTATTGCCATGCCTGAAAACTTTCACCTGACCGCGGCGGTTGTCATTCCCGCTTATAACGAAGCTAAGCGCATTTCAGCCACTTTGGAGGCTTTGACGTCTCATATCAGGCAGGGAACGCTCAAGCCGCTGGACATTCGCGAAATTATAATCTCGGATGACGGGTCCAACGACGAGACAGAGGCGGTCGTCCGAAAGTTCAAGCCCTCCCTGCCGAACCTGAAACTCATAAAGAGCAAAAGGAATTTTGGAAAGGGCCATGCCGTCAGGACCGGGTTTTTTCAAGCCAGCGCCGACTGGGTGCTGGTGGCTGACGCGGACATGTCGACCCCCTGGACCGAGGCCCGCCGGCTGGCTTTGCATTGCCTTCAACAAAAGGCCTCCGGAGCCATCGGCTCCCGCGGCTTACCGGAAAGCAACATCCTCAAGCACCAATCTTTTTTCAGGGAAAGGCTGGGAAAATCGTTCAACCTGCTTGTCCGCGCTTTAACCCGGCTGCCTTATACGGACACGCAATGCGGGTTTAAATTGTTTAAAAGACAGGAGGTTGAAAAGATTTTTGCCTCACTGAAGATCGACCGCTTTGCCTGGGACGTGGAATTCCTCGTTTTCTGCCGCCGGGCCGGCGTAAAGATAGTCGAGATCCCTGTGACCTGGGAAAACAGCGAGCAGACCCGGGTGAGGATGCTTCGCGACGGATTTGACATGGCGTTCTCGGTTTTGAGCATTTCTCCCGGAAACGCCGCCGTCCCCGCGTTGTTCGCCTGCGCGGCCTTCTTTGTGCCGCTTGCCGCGTACCTGCTCACCCTGGCGCCGACGGCCTTCTGGCAGGATTCAGGCATTTACCTGGCTGCCGCCAGAGAATTCGGTATTCCCTATCCGACGGGATTCCCCCTTTATGTGATCATGACGTACCTGGCCGGACTCGTTCCTATTGGGACTTTCGCCCAGCGGGTCCATACAGTTTCCGCTTTAGCCGGCGCGGGAACCTGCCTGGCCGTCTACCTGACCGTAGTCAGATTGTCAATTAAAGGGGAGCGGCCGGGTTTGATGGAGAGAAGCGCGGCGTTTATCATGGCGCTTGGCGCCGGATTTTCATTCGCCCTATGGTGCCAGGCGGTCAACTCCGAGGTTTATTCTCTCCACGCTTTCATCGTGGCCCTGATGCTTTATTTCCTTCTCAGGCTGGATGAAAATCCCTCCCTGGCCTGGTCCCTTTGGCCCCTGGCTTGCGTGGCGGGTCTTGGATTTGCCAATCATCCCATGATAGTGGGCATGCTGCCTGTTCTCTGTTTCGCCATATGGAAGCATAAGGACAAGGCAAGGACATGGCTGAAAGTCTTTCCCGTGTTCCTGCTCGCCGGGCTTCTGCCTTACGCTTACTTTCCATTCCGGTCAAGGGCCAATCCCCTGACCGACTGGGGAGACCCGGAAACGCTCGGTAAATTCATCCATCTGATTTCAGCCACTCATTGGACCGCTGAAAAGGCGTCTTATTCTTTTTTCGGCCACGATTTCTGGATGCGGGTCGTTGATCTATTCCGGCTCTTTTTTCTTCAATTCGGGCCTGTTGCCATACCCCTCGGATTCATAGGCGGCATAGCCCTTCACAGGAAAAAATATTTTTGGTTCTGGTGCCTTACAATAGCCTGCGGCTTTGCCCTGTTTCTGCCTATGTTATATCACCAGACCGCGGAATTCGAGAGTTGGTTCATACCTGCCTATATTGTTTTTACTATCGCGGCAGGCCAGGGGACTTTCGAAGCGATCCAGAGGATCAATGCCCGATGGCCGGATCGTCCGGGGATGCCCTGGGCCTTCCTGCTTGCTTTGGCACTGGTTTATCCGGGTTTGCTTTTGACCATAGCTTTGCCCGACGTGAACCGCGCGAAAGATTGGGATGCTGAAGATTATGCGACCAATATCCTGCGCGGGGTCGGACCCGGCGCTATCTTCTTTATCAGCGGAGACAATCCATCAAGCACGGTCTTATACGAACAGGCCGCCTTGGATTTGCGGCGCGACGTGGCGGCGGTAAATATAGACGCTCTCTGGGCGCCGTGGTATCGCGACCACATGAACAAGAACCTGCATCTCTCCTGGGGCCGGCTCAGGGCGCCGCCTCCCGGTTCGGATTACTCCCCCGGAGATTATGCCATGGCCCTGATCCGCGGAAACCCGGGCAGGCCCGCCTACATTCTGATCCCCAAACATCTGGGTTCTCAGCCGAATGTTCAGTTTAGTCCGGCCGGGATGGTTTTTCGGATATCCGAAACTCATATTGAGGAGCCCGCATGGAAATGGGACTTCAAATTCCATGATCCGGAAACGCTGATCCGCAAAAGACGGCCGGACCAGCGCCGGCTTATCAATGACATCCGCAGAGAGATGAAGCTGGGATTCCTGCAGGCTTATTCAACGGGTGGGGCGGAGTTCCTCCAGCGGAATGATTTTAAGGAAGCGGCCTTGCTTTACGCGAAGGCCGTTGAGCTTGCCCCGGATCGGGAGGATTTGCGCTTGCGCCTGGGCGTTGTCCTGGCTCAGATGGGCGACTATCCCGCGGCGCGCGGGGTTTTCACGGAATTGGTCAAACTGTTCCCGGAAAACTACCAGGCTTATTACGACCTTGGCAATGTTCTGCTTGAGCTTGGGGATAAGCGGGAAGCGCAGGGCGCATATCTCAGGGCCCTGGAGATCGAGCCGGGTTTCGAGATGGCTAAAAAGGCTTTGGGCGGACTTTAGGGTTCGCGTCAGAATAATATGAGCCGCAGACAGAACCCGAGTTGAAGCGGCTATCGGCCTGGACGGTAACGGCGGGAGGAGTTCTCTGACGCTTGCCCTGAAAAGGCTCGCTAAAGATGAGTTTACCGGGAATGTAAGGGCCTGTAATTTTTTCACGACATCGCCCGCCCCCGCCATGCCCGGGGCGGTCAGGTTCAGGCGGAAGCCATACGCTTTTCCTCCCCAAAGCCAAAGTTTTATATAATTTTTACATCGGCCTACCCGCCTAAGGAGAATTAAAATGGGATTCAATCTGAAAAACAGGAACTTCCTCAAAGAACTTGACTTTACAAAGGAAGAATTGGTTTTCCTTCTGAAATTGTCCAAAGACTTCAAAGCCGCGAAATACGCGGGCGCCGAACAGCAGAGACTTACCGGCAAGAACATAGCCCTGATCTTTGAAAAAAGCTCCACCCGCACGCGCTGCGCTTTTGAAGTGGCCGCGCTCGACCAGGGAGCCCATGTGACCTACCTTGAACCGACAGGCAGCCAGATGGGACACAAGGAAACGGTTAAGGATACCGCCCGTGTTCTGGGCAGGATGTATGACGGCATCGAATACCGCGGTTTCGGTCAGGCGATAGTGGAAGAACTGGCCAGGTTCGCCGGCGTTCCCGTATGGAACGGACTGACGAACGAATGGCACCCGACCCAGATGATGGCCGATGTGCTGACCATGACGGAGCACTCTCCCAAGCCGCTTGAGAAAATCTCTTATGCCTATGTCGGAGATGCCCGCTTCAACATGGGCCGCTCCCTGCTGGTGATCGGCTCGATACTCGGCATGGATGTGCGTATAGGCGCGCCCAAGGGCCTGCAGCCCGATGCCGGGCTTGTAGCTACCTGCAAAGAAATATCCAGGATTTCCGGCGCCCGCATTACCGTCACCGATAAGGCCGCCCAGGCCGTTAAGGGCGTGGACTTCATACATACCGACGTGTGGGTCTCGATGGGCGAACCCAAGGAAGTGTGGGCGGAGCGCATAAAGCTGCTGAAACCCTACCAGGTCAATCCGGTGCTCATGAAAAAGTCCGGCAACAAGAACGTGAAGTTCATGCACTGCCTGCCGGCTTTCCACAACGCGGACACCAAAGTCGGAAAACAGGTATCCGAGCAGTTCGGGCTGCGCAACGGCATTGAGGTTACCGAAGATGTTTTCGAATCAAAAGCCTGCATCGCTTTCGATCAGGCGGAGAACCGTATGCACACGATCAAAGCCGTAATGGTCGCAACTCTCGGACGCTGACACAATGCCATAAGCCATATGCCGGAAGCCATAAGCTCTAAACAATATTTTTAGCAGAGCAGGCCAGGCCGTAAGCGACAAACAGAAAGCGACAAAAAGGCCGTCCCCCACAACCTGGGGAACGGCCTTTTTACTTTTAAGTTATGTTATTACGGCCGGTTATAGAAGTTTGAATATTTCCAGCGTACCATCCACTATCCTGAAACCGTAGCCGGGCTCCATCTCCGGATAGGTCACCCCGGGCGGCATTAAATCCGCGCGGTTCAGAAAATACAACCCGTCCGCCCCCACGGGGGACAATATCACCACCAGGTTTTCGGAGAACCTGGCGCCGCCTTTACCCTGGAGAAGTTCATTGCCGTAGACCAGCTTATAGGGCCTGCCCAGCCTGACATCCAGGCCTTTACCCGCCACCGCGTTTCCAAGCTGAGCTAAAGTGGAGGCAAACACCTTCACGCGGCCGCAGGTTATCTCTATCCTGCTGGAGGGGATGTCGGTGAGAGCGGCGTAGATCTTCACGGTAAGCTCATCGCCTCCTATAATGACTTTCTTTAAACCGCTCGTAATGAAGGTATTGATGATATCCGTGGCTTTGACAAAATAGTTTTCCGTGGGGCCGGCGGAAAGGATCAGAAAGAACCTTTCCTTATCGGCGCAGGACTGGCCTCCGTTAGGGCAATTCGCGGCGGTGTAGCCGCTGAATTTAATGCTGGCGCCGTGCGGGGTCCGGAAAGACAGGCCGGCGTCGATATAAGAGTTGAGGATAGAGTCAAGTTTAAACGAATACACCACATTTCCGGCGCGCCCATCGGGAACAGCAGTTGCGGACTTCCCGGACCTTTCGGTCAGCGGCAGGGCCTTTGGAGCTTGAAAAATATCCCCCATATATTTAAAAAACGCATCCATCTCCGCCACAGATTCACCTTCGACACTGGAAGCGTGGGGAGTCGGCAGGGAAATTTCGGTACTGGCGTTAACAAGGCCTAAAGCGGATAGATCCACGGCTTCTTTATCCGGCCCGGCCGCGTTCAACATTCCGATCGAAACGGCGAGCATCGCCGCTGCCGCCAGAATCGTGCCTGTAAGTTTCATCTCCCGCTCCTTATACACCGCCTCGAACTTGATCCTGATCCACCGGGCCTATTCTCGAATATGTTATAACAGATAAACCTTGACATGGCAAGGCCTACAACCTTGAAATTTCAAGCATACCTCCGCTTATCCGAAATTTGTAGCCGGCCTCCATGGAAGGGTAGCTTACGCCGCCCGGGCTCATCATGTCGGCCGCGCTGAAAATATAATAATTGGAAGCGTCCACAACAGGGAAAGGCATCATCAGAATAAGCATCTTGCCGGTGAATGCAGCTCCGCCCTTTACCTGCGTCAGTTCATTGCCGTAGGCGAGCTTATAGGCCCGGGAAAGATTCACATCCACGCCCTTGTCGGCAATGGCCGACCCCATCTGGCCAAGTGTGCCGGCAAATATTTTGGAGGAGCCCTTTTTCACCTCTATAATGCTTTTTTCAGGGTGCGATACCACGGCGTCCACCAGAACAGTGAAAGTCTCTCCGTCTATAGTTAAATCCCTGGACCCGCTGTAAAGGAGGAAAACATTGATTATGTCCATAACCCTGGCAAACTGCGTTTGGCCGTTGTCAGGCGTAAGCGTCAGAAAGAACTTTTCCTTTTCGTCGCAGGAATTGCCGCCGTCCGGACAATTGGTGGCCTTGGTGCCGCTTATGTGGACGAAAGCGCCTTTTGAGGTTTTAAAACCGAAAGCGGGCATAAGATACTGATTTTTCACCTTCCCAAGTTCTATGGTGTATAGAGCCGCCTCTTTCAACACTGAAGCCGGCTCATTGACTCCGGACACTTCAGGCACAGCCCTCGGGGCGCTGAACATGGAATTCAGGTAATTAAAGAAAGGGGCCGCATCGCCGGATCGCGGCGCAGCCGCCGGGACAACCGGTATGGGCACAGCCGCTTCCGACGCCTTAATGCCTGAGATATCCAACCGTGTGTCAAAGGACCGGTTTTCAGCTTCCCCGGCCATAAGCGCGCCGGAGAACAAAACCGGAACTGCCGCAACAATAATAGTTCTGATAGTCTTTTTCATTTTTTCCTTTTTGCCCTATTATAGTTATAGCAGACCGCAGAAAGGCAATCCAGACCGATAGGCCTTGACTTGTCAAGGATAAAGGCCCAGCCCTTTATGGGTCTTTAGACCCATAAAGGGCAGGGCTTAGGGAATAGCGATTAGGGGTTTAGGGGAGGAAGCGCTACCTGTTTTCTTTTTTTATCAGCTTAAGGAAGGGAATAATGGCCGCCGCCCTTAAAGCGCCGGAAATGATGAGCAGCGTAATAAACCGGCTTCCGCCCAAAGGCGGCGCGAAATCATAAAGCCACCCGCCGACCAAAGCCCCGCCGAACTGGGCGATCCCCCCCACAAAAGCGAAAGCCGCGTTATAACCGGTTCTTTCAGCCGGGGTTGTGTAGTCGTAAATGAAATTGTTCATGCCTATTATGTAAGCCCCCCAGATTATTCCGGAGTAAAGCTCAACCGAAGCGAGAAAATAAAAATTACGGCTGAGCGTCCATAAAAACGGCACGGTCGGAATAATAAAAAAAGCGGCCTTAAGTATCTTAACGCTTCCCATTGCGTCAGCCGCAAGCCCCCATTTTTTCATGAACAGGTAAGTCATGAGCGGGCCGATGGTCATGATAACCGTGTAGCGCATATAGTCAAAATGCAGTTCTTTCAGCGCGTAAACGCTGAAATACGGAGCGGCGAGGAAGGTGGCTGAAAGCATGAGAAAAACCGAAAAAAACATGGCGGAAACCCGGTTCCGCCTGAAATCGAAAGCACTCAGCAGCTTGAACGGGGTCGTTTGCGGCAGATGGAACCTGGTTTTCGACTCATAATGGAGCGTCAGATAATAAAAAGAAAGCAGACGGGAAAAGCCCGCCGCAGCAAAAAGCGCTGCGAAACCCCATAGAACCCCCTCGCCTAAAAAACTCAAAAACCTGGCGGCCATGAAACTGGCGGTAAAAAAAGTCACACCCACAACCTGGAACCTGAAACCAAAAAACGCCCCTCGTTTGGACGCCGGGATATATTCCCCCACGAGGACGGCCCAGGGCGGGTTAGCCAGGTTTCCGCTTACTGCGTAAAGCACCGTCAGAAATATGAAAACAGGCAAAGCCGTCCCGGCAGGCAGGAACACGCAGAACGCCATAGCGAGGAGCGACGCAGCCTGAGCGAAAACAACCGCCAGCACGCTTTTTTTACAACTGCCGAGCCTGAGCACCAGCCGTTCCGTGAAAAATTGGGAAAAGGAGGAAACCAAAGCCGGCAATGAGCGCAAATACCCCACCGCCATGGTTGAGGCACCTATAGAAAGGACAAACGGCACAGCGTAGGGCTCGGCAAACCCGCTCATCACGGCCCAGGCCAGCCCGTCTTTTATTGAGGCGGCCACGCTTTTTTTTATGGATTTTCTTTGCATAAGACGGCGGAAATTATATAGATTGTACAAAATGGGGGGTTTTTCATGTCTGAAAACGGGTTGATAAGAACTTTTGAGGGACACTCGGACGGCGTGCTTTGCGCGGCCTTTTCTCCCAGCGGGAAATTTCTGGCCACGGGAAGCGAAGACAACACCATAAAACTGTGGTCCATCCCGGACGGCATTAATATACATACCCTCGCCGCCCACGGGGGCGATGTGAGGGACCTCGCTTTCTCACCGGACGGCGGCCTGCTTGCCTCCGCCAGCTGGGACAAAGCCGTAAAGATCTGGCGGATCTCTGATTATTCGCTTATAAACACTCTCTCCGGGCACGATTCCTGTGTAAACCGGGTTTGCTTTTCCCCCGACGGTAAGACATTGGCCACATCCTCCGATGATACTTCGCTTAAGATCTGGAACGCGGGCGGGTCGCTTTTAAAAACCCTGAAACCGGACATCGGCGATGTAAAAGCCATGGCGTTTTCCCCCAACGGCGATATACTGGCTATTGGCGGCGTGGAACTGCAGTTTTTGGCTTTAAAGGATTTTTCTCTTCTGAAAGATAACGATACTTATGTTTACGGCGTGCGGGATATGGCCTTTTCCCCTGACGGCAAGGCGCTTGCGGCCGCGCTTGGCATGGAAAAGAAAATGGAAATATGGTCGTCTGAAACACTGTCGCTTTCAGGCACGCTTAAGGACTCCGACTGGCTTAATTGCGCCGCTTTCACCCCCGACGGGAAATCAGTGGTCACCGGCGGCTCGGCGGTAAAGGCATGGGATATTCAAAGCGGCACAGTCATAAAAACCTTTGAAGGCCACACCGATGAAATCTATTCGGTTTGTGTTTCTCCCGACGGGCAATATATAGCCTCCGCCTCCAACGACAAAACGGCAAAACTCTGGAAAATCTGAGAAAAGTTGCAAGTTACAAGTCACAGGTCACATGTAAGAAGAATTTAATGAAAAAGGCGGCATTAGCGGCGTTTCTGGCGTTCGGTATTTCCAGCGCTTACGCTGCGGGCTTTCGCCTATCCGAGCAGGACGCTAAAGCGAACGGTATGGGCAACGCCTTCGTGGCCGCGGCGGATAACGCCTCAGCCGTGTGGTACAACCCGGCCGCCATGACCGAGCTTGATAAAACGAGCCTGTCTCTCGGCACAGTAATGGTATATCCCACAACGACGCATGACTATACCGGCGGTTCAGACGAGATCGCAAAGGTAGTACACATCCCCCCCTACTTTTACGCTACCCACAAACTAAATAATAAAATGGCGCTCGGCTTTGGTTTCAATGCTCCTTTCGGGTTGTCCACCGATTGGGATACAACTTCCCATGCCGCTTCGGTAGCCGCTTATTCCGATATAAAGGCTTACAGCTATAACCTTAACGGAGCCTACAAGGTTAGCTATAAGCTCTCGCTCGCCTTGGGCGCGGACTATGTCTATCTAGACGCCACCATGAACAACACTAGTATGGATCTCTCCGGCAATGGCCATGGCTGGGGCTACAATGCCGCGGTTTTCTACAGGGCCGGCGACAAGTGGAACTTTGGCGCCAATTACAGGAGCTCCGTAAAGATAGATGTTGACGGGACGGCAACAGTAGCCGCTTTGGGCAGTTCCAACGACGCTTCAACCAGGATAACTCTGCCGGACACCTTCCAGATAGGCGCGGCCTACAAAGCGAATGAAAAGTGGCTGGTCAGCGCCACCGCTGACTACACCAACTGGGCCACCTATCACGCGTTGATCGTGAAGTCCAACACCATAACAGCCCTGACTTCATATCTTAATAGTGTTGTGCCTGGCGGCTATCCTGTCAGCAACACCATCACTGAGCGGAAGAACTGGCAGAGCGTCTGGGGCTTCCATGCCGGTACCGAGTATAAGTACTCAGATACCTGGGCTTTCCGGGCCGGTACTTTCTATGACTGCAACCCGGTAAAGGAAAAGTACTTCGACACGAGCATACCGGATTCGGACCGCATGGCCTTCTCTATCGGCGCCGGGTACACCAAGGGCAACATCGTAGCCGATCTCTCTTACACCTACCTGATGCTGGTGAAAAGGACCGTAGACAGCGCTACCAATACCCTGGACGGCATCTACAAATCGTCCGCCCATCTGCCGGCTATCAGCGTTGGTTGTAAATTTTAGGAAAAGGATAGAGTCGTAAACAATTATAAAAGCCCCCGCGTCTTTTTAAAGGACGCGGGGGCTTCGTTATAAAAATTTTGTCCTGCCAACTACTAACGACCGGCTGTCTTTCTATATTTATCTTTCTTCTTCAATGTGCCAGGGCTTTTCTGAAACTTTTTTATTGTCCTCCAGCCCGCCCAAAGCTGAAACCACCATATCCCTCAGCTGTTCTATATCAAACGGCTTTGTAATGTACCCGGAAGCGCCCATTTTCAGCGTTTTTATCGCCGTGTCCAGGTCCTCCTCGCCGGTAAGCATAAACACTATCGGTTGGCAGGTCAGCTCTTTCAAACCTGCAAGCACGCCAAGCCCGTCCATGGACGGCATCTTTATATCCAAAAGCACTACCGAGGGCCGCTCGGAGACAATAAGGCGCAGGGCCGCTTGCCCCTCCATGGCGGTCAGCACTTGATAATCGGAAAATACCTGCTGCAGTATCAGGGTGATACTTTCGTCGTCATCCACCACTAAGATTTTATGAGCCATCTGCTCTATTATACAAAAGTCGGCGCGCGTCCGTAATTTTACCCGGGATTTACAACGGCGATTACGCAAAATTTATATAATTACTTATCCTTAATCCTCAAACAGGAGCGCAAACAATGTCTGAAGCCCCTAATCATACCCGGCAATACCGCCGCCGCCGTTTTCTTAACTGGTTCCCTCTCGGCCTGACCTACGCCACTTTTTACATGGGCCGCTACAACCTCAACGTGGCCTCAAAAACCATGATGGATATGTTCCACCTGAGCAAGGCGGAATTCGGCATGATAGCCACGGCCGGTTTCTGGACATACGCGCTGTCCGTTGCCTTCAACGGCCCGCTGGCCGACCGCATAGGCGGCAAGAAAGCCATACTGATAGGCGCCGCCGGAGCTGCGCTTTTAAACCTGGTAATAGGCCTGCTGTTCCTGTGCGGCTGGCAGACCAAGCTGATAGTGGGGATGTCTCTCCTTTACGCCGTTAATCAGTATTTCCAATCCTTCGGCGCCCTCTCCGTGGTGAAGGTCAACGCCCCGTGGTTCCACGTAAAAGAGCGCGGCGTATTCGGCGGCATCTTCGGCATAATGATCTCCGGCGGCTACTTCCTGGCCATGACCGTGGGCGGCTGGATACTGTCCGCGCTGCCCTGGTACTGCGTGTTTCTGATCCCCTCCGCGGCCATAATGCTGATGTTCGTAGTGGACCTTTTCCTGGTAAAGGACACACCAAAGGAAGCCGGCTTTGAGGATTTCAACACCGGTGACGCGACCTCGCACGAAACGGGCGGCCAGCCGCTCCAGTTCGGCGAACTGATGACCCGCGTGTTCACCAACCCGGTAATAATTACGCTGGCCGTCTCGGAGTTCTGCACCGGCTTCGTGCGCCAGGGCCTTATGCTCTGGTTCGTTCCTTTCCTCAGCGAAGTGCATAAGATATCATACGGCTCCGCGCTGTTCACCATTGCCACCTCCGGAGTGACTGTGGGCGGCATAATCGGCGGAATACTGTGCGGCTACCTGTCGGACAAATGGTTCCAGTCCCGCCGCCCGCCCGTAGCCTTCCTCTTCTATCTGGGCCAGATAGTCTCGCTGTTCCTCCTAGGCCGCACAGCCAGCCCCGTGGTAGCGTCATTTATGATAGGCGTTTCCTGCATGTGGATATTCGGCGTGCACGGCATGCTTACCGGCACCGCCTCCATGGACTTCGGCGGAACCAAAGCGGCTTCCACAGTGGCCGGACTGCTGGACGGCGTGCAGTATCTGGCCTCCGGCCTTACGGGATTTATGATGGGGCACTTCCTTGATAAATGGGGCTGGGGCTCGTGGACCTACATGATAATGCCGTTCTCATTAATGGGCGCGCTTCTGATGACGCGGCTTTGGAACGAAACCCCGCTGAAGAGAACTCCCGACGTCGAAGCCCCGATTCTTGCAAGGCCCATATTGGAAGAAGAGGTGGAATAGGACTCAAAAAACAGCCTTACCAATAAAAACCCCGCGCTGGCCGCGGGGTTTTTATTTTGTTTTACTAGTAAATGATTTTATTGCTTGCTGTTCTTTTCGGCAAGCAATTTTATCAGGCCGTCCACTCCGGATTTGGCGATTACGCTTGCGAACTGGCTGCGGTAATTGGTCACCAGCGAAACGCCGTCAATAATCACGTCAAACACCTGCCATGTTTCCCCCGCGCTTTCCATCCGGTAATCTATCGTGATGGGCGGCTGTCCGGGCTGCCTGGCGACGGTCTTTACCAAAGCTTCGCCCGTGGCCGG
This is a stretch of genomic DNA from Elusimicrobiota bacterium. It encodes these proteins:
- a CDS encoding response regulator, whose protein sequence is MAHKILVVDDDESITLILQQVFSDYQVLTAMEGQAALRLIVSERPSVVLLDIKMPSMDGLGVLAGLKELTCQPIVFMLTGEEDLDTAIKTLKMGASGYITKPFDIEQLRDMVVSALGGLEDNKKVSEKPWHIEEER
- a CDS encoding MFS transporter — encoded protein: MSEAPNHTRQYRRRRFLNWFPLGLTYATFYMGRYNLNVASKTMMDMFHLSKAEFGMIATAGFWTYALSVAFNGPLADRIGGKKAILIGAAGAALLNLVIGLLFLCGWQTKLIVGMSLLYAVNQYFQSFGALSVVKVNAPWFHVKERGVFGGIFGIMISGGYFLAMTVGGWILSALPWYCVFLIPSAAIMLMFVVDLFLVKDTPKEAGFEDFNTGDATSHETGGQPLQFGELMTRVFTNPVIITLAVSEFCTGFVRQGLMLWFVPFLSEVHKISYGSALFTIATSGVTVGGIIGGILCGYLSDKWFQSRRPPVAFLFYLGQIVSLFLLGRTASPVVASFMIGVSCMWIFGVHGMLTGTASMDFGGTKAASTVAGLLDGVQYLASGLTGFMMGHFLDKWGWGSWTYMIMPFSLMGALLMTRLWNETPLKRTPDVEAPILARPILEEEVE